A genomic window from Tolypothrix sp. PCC 7910 includes:
- a CDS encoding DUF1796 family putative cysteine peptidase — translation MYKFSIIAHTKAGESIGFVGSTPELGMWDIKKCVHLRTSGDRYPLWWTDTAINFQPSAELVEYKYVRLDAKGNGQWEALGPNRWLPINPETQSSTIVVDDGAFGYLQPYPFGYFEESQVKMPWEPASQGLKIVVIGSSVAVGHKAWLLRGWAWLLGQTLEQKYGHQLVNVSEVGANVSRTIARFTQVVTPQKPDVVIIALSLGNEGLAYCPPHERRAIQRRFESGLQQLVKMTREIGARPILGGVYPNGDYKPEHYWLLRDTHNRMLNWGVPVLDWLAALDDQRGCWQAGISFDPAHPNTVGHRLMYEAIDLRLFDIDKEELAKEKQRFWQPNEVLIYSDNAGFYISACVAEKRLRISNSSQYSYTIASYWQELQTALQTQAGLIPGIYIAKSVQPGILPYFAVQEDGAIATSVEIPPQVDIEYSAVFNLFSPDNSQVLFYDGHLGILQADEHNIWMINESDHEYNIQPMWQEVRLALKAMPAGVYADPLHPDISFRTMMIGNYGLESRVKVPAKSAVLFQYKCKLSDISRVGIIPLGDRCAVRMMLYKMEYDGPAFPFDLTRTTNIADVADMVENRFEDMWNPQYLHYNPDAGRIYHSKWTGLSFAHEVEETDNAVYDMSPVYERMRVRYTARSQRFWYTIDNCDQALFVRTGICDRAGVIDLVNKLEKQCQGKPFQLLLLSPQTSDEFLGLTNVVHYNVEFNPDRMYDDLGHWMYCTEIMRGILESLGISSKNLFWCPPNPPGNSN, via the coding sequence ATGTATAAATTTTCTATAATTGCACACACTAAAGCTGGTGAGTCTATTGGCTTTGTCGGGTCTACTCCTGAGTTGGGAATGTGGGATATAAAAAAGTGTGTTCACTTGCGTACAAGTGGCGATCGCTATCCTTTATGGTGGACAGATACAGCAATCAACTTTCAGCCATCTGCGGAGTTAGTCGAATACAAGTATGTACGCCTTGATGCTAAAGGCAATGGGCAATGGGAAGCTTTAGGCCCCAACCGTTGGCTACCCATCAATCCAGAAACTCAGTCCAGCACCATTGTTGTAGATGATGGCGCATTCGGCTATTTGCAACCTTATCCATTTGGATACTTTGAGGAATCTCAGGTAAAGATGCCTTGGGAACCAGCATCCCAGGGACTAAAAATTGTGGTGATTGGCAGTTCCGTTGCTGTAGGTCATAAAGCTTGGCTGTTGAGAGGTTGGGCTTGGTTATTAGGACAGACTTTAGAACAAAAATACGGACACCAACTTGTGAATGTGTCGGAGGTGGGAGCTAATGTTAGCAGAACGATCGCCCGATTTACCCAAGTTGTCACGCCACAAAAACCGGATGTGGTGATTATTGCCCTATCTTTGGGTAATGAAGGATTAGCCTACTGTCCACCTCACGAACGCCGCGCTATTCAGAGGCGCTTTGAAAGTGGTTTGCAACAGTTAGTGAAAATGACACGGGAAATTGGCGCACGTCCCATTCTAGGCGGAGTATATCCCAATGGGGACTATAAACCTGAGCATTACTGGCTATTGCGGGATACACACAACCGGATGTTGAATTGGGGCGTTCCGGTGTTAGATTGGTTGGCAGCATTAGATGATCAACGGGGATGTTGGCAAGCGGGAATATCCTTTGACCCAGCCCATCCTAATACTGTTGGTCACCGTCTGATGTATGAGGCAATTGACTTGCGCTTATTCGATATTGACAAAGAGGAATTAGCCAAGGAAAAACAACGCTTTTGGCAGCCGAACGAAGTTCTAATTTACTCGGACAATGCAGGTTTTTATATCTCGGCCTGTGTGGCAGAAAAACGCTTGCGGATTAGCAATAGCTCACAATACAGTTACACCATTGCTTCTTATTGGCAGGAACTACAAACTGCACTGCAAACTCAAGCAGGATTGATCCCTGGGATTTACATCGCCAAATCAGTTCAGCCAGGGATACTTCCTTATTTTGCTGTGCAAGAAGATGGCGCGATCGCAACTTCAGTAGAAATTCCTCCTCAGGTTGATATCGAATACAGCGCTGTATTCAATTTATTTTCCCCAGATAACTCCCAAGTTCTCTTCTATGACGGACATTTAGGAATTTTGCAAGCGGACGAACACAACATCTGGATGATTAATGAATCAGACCACGAGTATAATATACAACCTATGTGGCAAGAGGTGCGTCTAGCATTAAAAGCTATGCCAGCAGGTGTGTATGCAGATCCGCTACATCCTGATATTTCTTTCCGCACCATGATGATTGGCAATTACGGGCTAGAAAGCCGGGTGAAAGTACCAGCCAAATCTGCAGTGCTATTTCAATACAAATGCAAATTATCCGATATCAGCCGTGTGGGGATTATTCCCTTAGGCGATCGCTGTGCCGTTCGCATGATGTTATACAAAATGGAGTATGACGGCCCCGCTTTTCCCTTTGATTTGACGCGCACTACCAATATTGCCGATGTTGCGGATATGGTTGAAAACCGCTTTGAGGATATGTGGAATCCGCAGTATTTGCATTACAATCCAGACGCAGGCAGAATTTATCACAGCAAATGGACGGGTTTATCTTTTGCTCATGAAGTTGAAGAAACAGATAATGCAGTTTACGATATGTCTCCTGTTTATGAACGGATGCGCGTTCGGTATACAGCACGTTCCCAGCGATTTTGGTATACAATCGATAACTGCGACCAGGCGCTTTTCGTTCGCACAGGTATTTGCGATCGCGCTGGTGTAATTGACCTAGTCAACAAGCTAGAAAAACAATGCCAAGGTAAGCCATTTCAGTTACTCCTGCTTTCTCCCCAAACCTCCGATGAGTTTTTAGGGCTAACTAATGTAGTGCATTACAATGTCGAGTTTAATCCCGATCGGATGTATGACGACTTGGGACATTGGATGTACTGCACAGAGATTATGCGAGGAATTTTAGAATCCCTTGGTATTTCTAGCAAAAACCTTTTCTGGTGTCCGCCAAATCCACCAGGAAATTCCAACTGA
- the ppk1 gene encoding polyphosphate kinase 1, whose product MGKAKKNHKDINFNKSQYYFNRELSWLEFNRRVLHEALDPRTPLLERLKFTAIFSSNLDEFFMVRVAFLKEQVKAQLSQQSIDGRTPQQQLAQIYQCLHPMVMEQHRYFEEVLRKEMTSHGIYLLNYIDITPEQRSYLQQIFQKKIFPVLTPLSVDPSHPFPLMANLSLNLAVVVKAPNTGEEKFARVKVPNILPRFISLPQELQLNNGKSNYWTGVAIEQVIAHNLEALFPGMIIKEYHLFRLTRDADLELAEEEADDLLLAIQQELRKRHFGGSAVRLEIQPSMPHSVRQMLMAEMELTKSDIYEIDGLLNLKDLMSFIKLPLPKLKDPNWTPVIPHRLRHFHQPSKIANLDGEESNIFAVIQQQDLLVHHPYESFSGSVELFIAQAARDPHVLAIKMTLYRTSGDSEIISSLITAAESGKQVAAIVELKARFDEENNITWATKLEKSGVHVVYGLVGLKTHTKIVLVVRQEGEEIRRYVHIGTGNYNAKTANLYTDVGLLSCREDLGADLTDLFNYLTGYSCQESYRKLLVSPVSMRTGIIELIHREIAHCKNGNKGHIIAKMNSLVDAEIIAALYEASQAGVKIDLIIRGICCLRPGVPEISENIRVISIIGRFLEHSRIFHFYNNEQNEVYIGSADWMPRNLDRRVEAVTPVEDSDIIQNLQNILEIMLQDNRQAWELQADGSYIQRHPAADEPERSAQNILMQKIN is encoded by the coding sequence ATGGGTAAAGCTAAAAAGAATCACAAAGATATTAATTTTAATAAGTCTCAGTATTATTTTAATCGCGAACTCAGCTGGCTAGAATTTAATCGTCGAGTTTTACATGAGGCTTTAGATCCACGGACTCCATTATTAGAAAGATTAAAATTTACTGCTATCTTCAGTTCTAATTTAGATGAATTCTTTATGGTGCGTGTGGCATTTCTTAAAGAACAAGTTAAAGCACAGTTAAGTCAGCAAAGTATCGATGGACGCACCCCACAACAACAATTAGCACAAATCTATCAATGTTTACATCCAATGGTGATGGAACAACATCGTTACTTTGAGGAAGTGCTGCGAAAGGAAATGACATCGCATGGTATTTACCTTTTGAATTACATTGATATTACTCCCGAACAGCGTAGTTACCTGCAACAAATATTTCAAAAAAAGATTTTTCCAGTTCTGACTCCTTTATCAGTTGATCCTAGCCATCCTTTTCCATTAATGGCTAATCTCAGCTTGAATTTAGCCGTAGTAGTCAAAGCTCCCAACACCGGAGAAGAAAAGTTTGCCAGAGTCAAAGTTCCAAATATTCTACCTCGTTTTATTTCCTTACCCCAGGAATTACAGTTAAATAATGGCAAGTCAAATTATTGGACAGGTGTTGCCATCGAGCAAGTTATTGCTCACAATTTAGAAGCTTTATTTCCAGGGATGATTATTAAGGAATATCATCTCTTCCGTCTTACTCGTGATGCTGATTTGGAATTAGCAGAAGAAGAAGCTGATGATTTGTTATTAGCAATTCAGCAAGAATTACGCAAGCGTCACTTTGGTGGTTCTGCAGTAAGATTAGAAATACAACCATCAATGCCTCACTCAGTTAGACAAATGTTAATGGCGGAAATGGAACTAACTAAGAGTGATATCTATGAAATAGATGGCTTATTAAATTTAAAAGATTTAATGTCATTTATTAAGCTGCCCTTGCCTAAATTAAAAGATCCAAATTGGACACCAGTTATTCCACATCGTTTACGTCATTTCCATCAACCCAGCAAAATCGCGAATCTAGATGGAGAAGAAAGCAACATTTTTGCCGTGATTCAGCAACAAGATTTGCTAGTACATCATCCCTACGAATCTTTTAGCGGTTCTGTAGAGTTATTTATTGCTCAAGCCGCTCGCGATCCTCATGTATTAGCGATTAAGATGACACTTTATCGCACTTCTGGAGATTCTGAAATTATAAGTTCTCTGATTACTGCTGCTGAAAGTGGTAAACAAGTTGCAGCCATTGTGGAACTTAAAGCCCGCTTTGATGAAGAAAATAACATCACTTGGGCTACTAAATTAGAAAAATCTGGTGTACATGTAGTCTATGGATTAGTAGGACTCAAGACGCATACTAAAATTGTATTGGTGGTGCGCCAAGAAGGAGAAGAAATCCGGCGTTATGTCCACATCGGTACCGGAAATTATAATGCCAAAACAGCGAATTTATATACAGATGTAGGATTACTAAGTTGTCGAGAAGATTTAGGAGCAGATTTAACTGATTTATTTAATTATTTAACAGGCTATTCCTGCCAAGAATCTTACCGCAAGTTGCTGGTATCTCCAGTCAGTATGCGTACTGGTATTATTGAATTAATTCACAGAGAAATCGCACATTGCAAAAACGGCAATAAAGGCCATATTATCGCTAAAATGAATTCTTTAGTTGATGCCGAAATTATTGCCGCTCTCTACGAAGCTTCTCAAGCTGGGGTAAAAATTGACTTAATTATTCGAGGCATTTGTTGTTTACGTCCGGGAGTTCCTGAAATTAGTGAAAATATCCGTGTTATTAGTATTATCGGTAGGTTTTTAGAACATTCGCGGATATTCCACTTTTATAATAATGAACAAAATGAAGTATATATCGGTAGTGCAGATTGGATGCCACGAAATTTAGATCGTCGGGTAGAGGCTGTTACCCCAGTTGAAGATAGTGATATTATCCAAAATTTACAAAACATTCTCGAAATAATGTTGCAAGATAATCGCCAAGCTTGGGAACTACAAGCAGACGGTTCTTATATTCAACGTCACCCTGCTGCAGATGAGCCAGAACGAAGTGCCCAAAATATTCTAATGCAAAAGATAAATTGA
- a CDS encoding DUF2252 domain-containing protein: MLKPILGIFTSAILTFGFASIAIAATPRPSWVENEIYQYNHPFAAQLPQELATKMQKMAVSPFAFYRGTAHIFYRDMQTLPSSAFVNSATTAIWLEGDMHMQNLGGMRDNNGNNVFDTTDFDEGYLGPYVWDLRRMAVSILLAAKENGLSSSDAQDVVRNFLDTYLNKMSDFKGTNDELSYRLETSNTNGVVQDIIQAAANKGRSSLLSKYTLVNNNGDRVFQTTSELQPLSSSTYSNIAAAMSSYIASIPSSKRYINSYYNLKDIRLKLGSGTGSLGRYRYFLLIEGPTSATDDDRILEMKQETSSAVAIAVPGLLSSSVYSNNEGARVTIAMKAMLANTDPLVGYTTVNNIPFMLHEKSPYQEDFDYTLLTTKTKFMDAMGYVGKVVAKNHAISDQDYNAAIVPYSVDKQVTDIVSGNKAAFKNEIVNFAIDYATQVEYDYASFVDAYNRGVPLY, encoded by the coding sequence ATGTTAAAGCCTATATTAGGAATTTTTACCTCTGCAATCCTCACTTTCGGATTTGCATCTATAGCTATTGCTGCAACTCCCCGTCCTAGTTGGGTAGAAAATGAAATTTATCAATACAATCATCCATTTGCTGCTCAACTACCTCAAGAATTAGCAACAAAGATGCAAAAGATGGCTGTTAGTCCGTTCGCCTTTTATCGGGGAACAGCCCACATCTTCTATCGTGATATGCAGACATTACCAAGTTCAGCATTTGTTAACTCTGCTACCACAGCCATCTGGTTAGAAGGAGATATGCATATGCAGAATCTTGGCGGGATGAGAGATAACAATGGCAATAACGTATTTGATACCACCGATTTTGATGAAGGGTATTTAGGCCCCTACGTTTGGGATTTGCGACGAATGGCAGTTTCCATTCTTTTAGCAGCTAAAGAAAATGGTCTCAGTTCCTCTGATGCTCAAGATGTTGTCCGTAATTTTTTAGATACTTATCTCAACAAGATGAGTGACTTTAAAGGCACAAATGATGAATTGTCCTACCGTTTAGAAACTAGTAATACCAACGGTGTAGTCCAGGATATCATTCAAGCGGCTGCAAACAAAGGCCGTTCAAGCTTATTGAGCAAGTATACGTTGGTTAATAACAATGGCGATCGCGTTTTTCAAACAACCTCCGAATTGCAACCTCTATCTAGTAGTACCTACTCAAATATTGCTGCTGCAATGAGTAGTTATATCGCTTCAATTCCTAGTAGTAAGCGCTACATCAACAGTTACTACAATCTTAAAGATATTCGCCTAAAATTAGGTTCTGGAACTGGTAGTCTCGGCAGATATCGATATTTCTTGCTGATTGAAGGCCCCACTTCTGCAACTGACGACGATCGCATTTTAGAAATGAAGCAAGAAACTAGTAGCGCAGTTGCGATCGCAGTTCCGGGTCTGTTGTCAAGTTCTGTATATAGCAACAATGAAGGCGCAAGAGTGACAATCGCGATGAAGGCTATGCTTGCTAATACCGATCCTTTAGTTGGCTACACTACAGTCAACAACATACCCTTCATGCTGCATGAAAAATCCCCTTACCAAGAGGACTTTGATTACACCTTGCTTACAACCAAAACGAAATTTATGGATGCGATGGGTTATGTAGGAAAAGTTGTAGCTAAAAATCATGCTATATCTGATCAAGATTATAATGCTGCGATCGTTCCTTACAGTGTAGACAAACAAGTCACAGATATTGTGAGTGGTAATAAGGCTGCATTTAAGAATGAAATTGTCAACTTTGCCATAGACTATGCTACTCAAGTTGAATACGACTATGCCAGTTTTGTTGATGCTTATAACCGAGGCGTGCCACTTTACTAA
- a CDS encoding nuclease A inhibitor family protein produces MNEEITEKLKQVSNNLLMVSESEYPFEVFFWSGKSKESLTNQKLLQLTGHPQDTAIEIVDLDYFFRNFSQEQEWHDEIQKQNVQKFQSLIKTLKDNLTDIKLYRLGTVNIDVYIVGQTLSQELAGISTKLVET; encoded by the coding sequence ATGAATGAAGAAATTACTGAAAAGCTCAAGCAAGTTTCTAATAATTTGCTAATGGTGAGTGAGTCAGAATATCCTTTTGAAGTCTTTTTCTGGTCTGGCAAAAGTAAAGAATCTTTAACAAATCAAAAGCTTCTGCAGTTAACAGGTCATCCTCAAGATACAGCAATAGAAATTGTAGACTTAGACTATTTCTTTAGGAATTTTTCTCAAGAACAAGAATGGCACGATGAAATCCAAAAACAAAATGTTCAAAAATTTCAGTCACTCATTAAGACACTCAAAGACAATTTAACTGATATCAAGCTTTATCGTTTAGGTACGGTGAATATTGATGTCTATATTGTTGGTCAAACTCTTTCTCAAGAATTAGCCGGGATTTCAACAAAACTTGTGGAAACCTAA
- a CDS encoding DNA/RNA non-specific endonuclease yields the protein MKKSKIFGSVISITGTTVVLTLLNYLPKPITAQTSSVHLTMGNPSSAGSSYSNYLLSKPQYAVSYNCYRGTPNWVSWQLNSSWLGNAPRQDDFRADTTLPSGCYRVTSSDYTGSGFDRGHMTPSADRTNTIANNSATFLMTNMIPQAPDNNQGLWANLENYCRDLVVNQGKELYIISGSYGAGGTGSNGTKTTIANGNVTVPSRIWKVIVVLDRPNSGASSVTTSTRVIAVNTPNTQGVRYANWKDYRVSVDSIELNTGYNLLSNVSTSVQSTIEARVDTL from the coding sequence ATGAAGAAGTCTAAGATTTTCGGCTCTGTTATATCGATTACTGGTACAACAGTAGTTTTAACTCTGCTTAATTATTTGCCAAAGCCCATCACCGCCCAAACTTCAAGTGTTCATTTGACTATGGGAAATCCTAGTAGTGCTGGCAGTAGTTACAGTAATTATTTATTAAGTAAACCTCAGTATGCTGTTTCTTATAACTGCTATCGAGGGACACCAAATTGGGTAAGCTGGCAGTTAAATTCATCATGGTTAGGTAATGCACCTCGCCAAGATGATTTCCGTGCAGATACTACATTACCTTCAGGTTGCTATCGAGTAACTTCGTCTGATTATACAGGCAGTGGTTTTGACCGTGGGCATATGACTCCTTCCGCTGATAGAACAAATACTATCGCCAATAACTCAGCTACATTTTTGATGACAAATATGATTCCTCAAGCACCTGATAATAATCAGGGATTATGGGCAAATCTGGAAAATTATTGTAGAGATTTGGTGGTCAATCAAGGTAAAGAGCTTTACATTATTTCTGGTTCTTATGGCGCTGGTGGAACAGGGTCAAATGGAACAAAAACCACAATAGCTAATGGTAACGTTACAGTCCCGTCCAGAATTTGGAAGGTTATTGTAGTCCTAGATAGGCCAAATTCTGGAGCTAGTAGTGTAACTACTAGTACAAGAGTAATTGCTGTCAATACACCTAATACACAAGGTGTGAGATATGCAAATTGGAAAGATTACAGAGTTAGTGTTGATTCTATCGAATTGAACACTGGTTACAATTTGCTTTCTAATGTCTCTACATCTGTTCAAAGTACAATTGAGGCGAGAGTTGATACTTTGTAA
- a CDS encoding non-ribosomal peptide synthetase produces MSSEEVFVFPVSFAQQRLWFFDQLIPNNTLYNVPTVIRLTGSLNLTALEQTFNEIVRRHETLRTTFIVLDGQPLQAIAPSLIIPISVLDLQQLPADEREVEAKSIVTAEIEHPFDLSSGPLLRVKLLVLSQTEHILLLNMHHIICDDWSIGVLIREMGALYAAFAQNQPSPLLELPLQYADFAHWQREWLQKEVLQTQLAYWRQQLNGTSGLHLPTDKPRAAIQSYQGATQFLELPKKLTDALEKLSQQEGVTLFMTLLAAFQTLLYRYTHQEDIAVGSPIANRNRSEIEGLIGFFVNSLVLRTSLSANPTFRELLGRVREVTLGAYSQQDLPFEKLVEELHPERNLSHHPLFQVVFSFQNSPMSALELPGLVPSFMNIDFKKTRFDLELHLWKCSEDFRSLWGANWEYSEGIRGVMLYKTDLFDKATISWILEHFKTLLSGIVINPEQRLANLPLLSESELYKLLVEWNNTQADYPSDKCIHHLFEEQVQQHPDEIAVIFGNERLTYQELNSRSNKLAQYLQKLGVSSETLVGISISQSIEMIIGLLGILKAGGVYLPLDPSYPPERLKFMLEDAQVSILLTQENLLKHFQGFSNQIISIDKDWEFITQEKQDNPKSDLNSDNLAYVIYTSGSTGKPKGVAVPHKAVNRLVCNTNYIKLSPSDKIAQVSNTSFDAATFEIWGALLNGAQLIGISRDVILSLNDFALELQQKHISILFLTTALFQQIARDLPETFASLRCLLFGGETVDKRWVKKIIKHGKPKNLIHVYGPTENTTFSSYYYVEELPESVTSFPIGRPIQNTQIYILDPHLQPVPIGVTGELYIGGEGLAREYLNQTELTAEKFIIHIFSNKSKTRLYKTGDLARYLPDGNIEFLGRIDNQVKIRGFRIELSEIEAVLSQHPAVRETVVIAGEDVPDDKYLVAYVVPKHEQILMLEMQSFASLLRQFLKEKLPEYMVPRAYMVLESLPLTLNGKVDRRALPTPDTITLNHQDYVAPRSQVEKLLTEIWAKILGKEQVGIHDNFFELGGHSLLATVLTSRIRDTFQIDLSVRNLFEAPTVEQLSRYIDTIYWTAKGINNAETMGIQREEVEF; encoded by the coding sequence TAACGAAATTGTCCGCCGCCATGAAACTTTACGCACTACATTTATCGTGTTGGATGGGCAACCCCTACAGGCGATCGCACCCAGCTTAATAATACCTATTTCTGTATTAGACCTCCAGCAATTACCAGCTGATGAAAGGGAAGTTGAAGCAAAAAGCATTGTTACCGCAGAGATAGAACATCCCTTTGATTTATCCTCCGGGCCATTGCTGCGAGTGAAGTTGCTTGTGCTTTCCCAGACAGAACATATTCTATTACTGAATATGCACCACATTATTTGCGATGATTGGTCTATTGGGGTGCTGATTCGGGAGATGGGAGCGCTGTACGCAGCTTTTGCACAAAATCAACCTTCCCCTCTATTAGAACTACCTCTTCAGTACGCCGACTTTGCTCACTGGCAACGCGAGTGGCTACAAAAAGAAGTACTCCAAACGCAGTTAGCTTACTGGCGGCAGCAATTAAACGGTACTTCTGGGCTGCATCTGCCCACCGACAAACCAAGAGCAGCTATACAAAGCTATCAAGGAGCAACACAATTTCTAGAGTTACCAAAAAAGTTAACTGATGCACTAGAAAAACTTTCACAGCAAGAAGGTGTTACCTTATTTATGACGCTGCTGGCAGCATTTCAAACTTTACTCTACCGCTACACTCATCAAGAAGATATTGCGGTAGGTTCACCAATTGCTAATCGTAACCGTAGCGAAATTGAGGGTTTAATTGGTTTTTTTGTCAATAGTTTAGTTTTACGTACAAGCTTATCTGCAAACCCCACTTTTCGAGAACTACTAGGCAGAGTACGAGAGGTAACACTAGGAGCTTATAGTCAGCAAGATTTACCATTTGAAAAGCTAGTTGAAGAACTGCATCCAGAGCGAAACTTAAGCCATCATCCGTTATTTCAAGTAGTGTTTAGTTTCCAGAATTCGCCAATGTCGGCACTAGAACTGCCTGGATTAGTGCCTAGTTTTATGAATATTGATTTTAAAAAAACACGATTTGATTTGGAACTACACTTGTGGAAGTGCTCTGAGGATTTTAGGAGCTTATGGGGTGCAAACTGGGAGTATTCTGAAGGTATCCGAGGTGTGATGCTTTACAAGACAGATTTGTTTGATAAAGCTACCATTAGCTGGATTTTGGAACATTTTAAAACTCTGTTATCAGGTATTGTGATAAATCCAGAGCAACGTCTAGCAAATTTACCACTATTAAGTGAATCTGAGTTATATAAGTTATTAGTGGAATGGAATAATACCCAAGCAGATTATCCTTCAGATAAGTGTATCCATCATTTATTTGAAGAACAGGTACAGCAGCATCCTGATGAGATAGCAGTAATCTTTGGTAACGAGCGACTCACCTATCAAGAGTTGAATAGTCGTAGTAATAAATTAGCACAATATTTACAAAAATTAGGGGTAAGTTCAGAAACTTTAGTCGGCATTTCCATTTCACAATCTATAGAAATGATCATCGGATTGTTAGGCATTCTGAAAGCAGGAGGAGTATATCTTCCTTTAGACCCTAGCTATCCTCCAGAACGCCTAAAGTTCATGCTGGAAGATGCCCAGGTTTCAATATTGTTAACACAAGAAAATCTACTTAAGCATTTTCAAGGTTTTTCAAATCAAATTATTTCTATAGATAAAGACTGGGAATTTATTACCCAAGAAAAGCAAGACAATCCCAAAAGCGATTTAAATAGTGATAATTTAGCTTATGTTATTTACACTTCTGGCTCTACAGGAAAGCCTAAGGGAGTGGCTGTACCTCACAAAGCTGTAAATCGGTTAGTGTGCAATACTAACTATATAAAATTATCACCATCGGATAAAATTGCCCAAGTCTCAAACACTTCCTTCGATGCAGCAACCTTCGAGATTTGGGGAGCGCTACTTAACGGCGCTCAACTTATAGGAATTAGTAGAGATGTCATTCTCTCACTGAATGATTTTGCATTAGAACTACAACAAAAGCATATTAGCATTCTCTTTTTGACTACGGCTTTATTTCAACAGATTGCTAGAGACCTTCCCGAAACTTTTGCATCCTTACGATGTTTACTCTTTGGTGGGGAGACGGTTGATAAAAGATGGGTTAAAAAGATAATAAAGCATGGGAAGCCAAAAAATTTAATTCATGTTTATGGCCCCACAGAAAATACAACTTTTTCATCTTACTATTATGTAGAAGAATTACCAGAATCAGTCACATCTTTTCCTATTGGTCGCCCCATTCAAAACACGCAGATTTATATATTAGATCCCCATTTACAACCTGTGCCTATTGGCGTTACTGGCGAATTATATATTGGTGGAGAGGGACTAGCGCGAGAATATTTAAATCAAACTGAGTTAACTGCCGAAAAATTTATTATTCATATTTTTAGTAATAAATCAAAAACACGTCTTTATAAAACGGGTGACTTAGCCCGCTATTTACCAGATGGCAATATTGAATTTTTAGGTCGCATTGACAATCAAGTAAAGATTCGCGGCTTCCGCATTGAGTTGTCAGAGATTGAAGCGGTGTTGAGCCAACATCCAGCAGTGAGAGAAACAGTTGTAATTGCTGGTGAGGATGTACCTGATGATAAGTACTTGGTGGCTTATGTTGTTCCCAAGCACGAACAGATACTGATGTTAGAGATGCAAAGCTTTGCTTCCTTACTTCGTCAATTTCTCAAAGAAAAGTTACCAGAATACATGGTGCCCAGAGCATATATGGTACTGGAATCTCTACCGCTAACACTTAATGGCAAAGTGGATCGCCGCGCTTTACCTACGCCTGATACAATTACTCTCAATCATCAAGATTATGTGGCACCGCGATCGCAAGTTGAAAAGTTACTAACCGAAATTTGGGCTAAAATCTTGGGAAAAGAGCAAGTAGGTATCCACGACAATTTCTTTGAATTGGGCGGTCATTCTCTCCTGGCGACTGTGCTAACTTCCCGTATCCGTGACACCTTCCAAATAGATTTGTCTGTACGCAACTTGTTTGAAGCACCGACTGTAGAACAACTATCTAGATATATAGACACAATTTATTGGACAGCAAAAGGTATAAATAACGCTGAAACTATGGGAATTCAACGAGAAGAAGTGGAATTTTGA